The Saccharomonospora cyanea NA-134 genome includes a region encoding these proteins:
- a CDS encoding PP2C family protein-serine/threonine phosphatase: MTHDQVLTLRYAAGSDVGQHRSGNEDSAYATVRLLAVADGMGGHAAGEVASAEAVAALEELDTRLADEDMGKVDLGEELAGAVRAAASRLEERVADDPALTGMGTTATAMLWDCPRFALGHIGDSRCYRLRGDTLTQLTRDHTMVQTLVDQGRLTPEAAERHPSRSVLVRALLASVPAEPDISLHTAQADDVYLLCSDGLTDVVKADDIQRVLTDVATETATPEEAVQSLIDLANEGGGPDNITCVLAHVVPEE, translated from the coding sequence ATGACACACGACCAGGTCCTGACCCTCCGCTACGCCGCGGGCTCCGATGTCGGGCAACACCGCAGCGGGAACGAGGACTCCGCCTACGCGACCGTCCGGCTGCTCGCCGTCGCGGACGGCATGGGCGGGCACGCCGCAGGTGAAGTCGCCAGCGCCGAGGCTGTCGCCGCACTCGAGGAACTCGACACCCGGCTCGCGGACGAGGACATGGGCAAGGTCGACCTCGGCGAGGAACTGGCGGGCGCCGTCCGCGCCGCCGCCTCGCGGCTCGAGGAACGCGTCGCCGACGATCCCGCGCTCACCGGAATGGGTACCACCGCCACGGCGATGTTGTGGGACTGCCCGCGGTTCGCCCTCGGACACATCGGCGACTCGCGCTGTTACCGCCTCCGCGGCGACACCCTGACGCAGCTCACCCGCGACCACACGATGGTCCAGACGCTCGTGGACCAGGGACGGCTCACCCCCGAGGCGGCCGAACGTCACCCGAGCCGGTCGGTGCTGGTGCGCGCGCTGCTCGCGAGTGTGCCGGCCGAACCGGACATCTCGCTGCACACCGCCCAGGCCGACGACGTCTACCTGCTCTGCTCGGACGGCCTCACCGACGTGGTCAAGGCCGACGACATCCAGCGGGTGCTCACGGACGTGGCGACCGAGACCGCCACCCCGGAGGAAGCCGTGCAGTCGCTCATCGACCTCGCCAACGAGGGCGGCGGCCCGGACAACAT